Part of the Dehalococcoidia bacterium genome is shown below.
TGGCCGAGCACGCCGAGCAGGTCCTGCACGTGATGCCCGTACTCGTGCGCCAGCACGTAGCCCTGCGCGAACGAGCCACCCGTTGCGCCGAACTTCGTGCGCAGCTCGTCGAAGAAGCCGAGGTCGATGTACACCAGCTTGTCGACTGGGCAGTAGAACGGCCCGACGTCCTTCGAGGCTGGGCCGCAGCCGGTCTGCGTTTGGCCGCTGAAGAAGACGGTCTTGACCTTCGTGTACTCTTTGCCACGACGCTGGAACTCGTCGGTCCAGTACTTCTGCACGCTGTCCACGTAGCCGACGATGCGGCAATCTTCCTTGGTGTTGGCGTCCTGGCCGGTCTGGCACGACTGCGCGATGTTGCTGGTCGGCGCCTGGCCGTCGGTGGACTGGTTCTGCAACTGCCCCAGCCCGCCGCCCAACGACGTGCCGCCGCCCGGCAGATTGACGCCGAGCAGCACGGCGATGATCGTGACGAGGATGCCGATCGCGCCGCCGCCGACCGTCATGCCGCCGCCCGGAATGCCGCCCAGCACCCCGCCGCCGCCGCCGGCGCCGCGTTGGTCGGACACCTCCGATGTGTCAAGCTTGGCATTTGGATCGAACGACATATCGAACCTCGATGTAAGGCTCAGATTCCGCCGCGTTGGCGCTCAGCATACTCCACCCCCCCGCCATATCGCGAGGCTCGTTGCCTCCGTGCTCATCGCCGTGGGCGGGCCGCTACGGCGCCCCTTCGCGCAGCAGCAATACCGGCAGCCCTGCTCGCACCAGGCGGTCGGCCGTGCTGCCCAGAGCCAGCCGGCGCAGCCCGCCGCGGCCGCGAGTGGTCATCACGACCAGGTCGAGCTTGCGCTGGCGCACGCAGGCGGCGATGGCATCGGCCGCGCCGCCGCGCAGCACGGCGGTCTCGCTGGCAACGCCCGCGGGCAGGCGCTGCCGCACCGCGCTCAGATACGCCTGTGCGGCGGCTGTGACCTCATCCTCGAACGTGTCGACGTTGGGCACGTACGCCGCGCCCGCCGTGAGCGCGGCCAGCCGCCAGGGCTCGGCGCGCAGCAGGACGAGCGTGGCCGTCGTCGCCCGCGCCAGTTCGGCCGCGGGCGCCAGCGCCAGCTCGGCCCGCGCCGAGCCGTCCAGCGGCACGGCCAGGGCGCGCAGCTGCGCCTGCCGTCGCCCGGCGCCGGGCGGTGCGCTGGAGAGTAACAGCGGGCCTTCGGTCAGGCGCATCACCTTGTCCGCGACGCTGCCGAGGATAAGCCGGCCCACGCCGCCACGGCCGTGCGTGGCCATGACGGTCGTGTGGACGCCGCGCCGCCGCGCGGCGCGCAGGATCTGCTCGGCCGGATCGCCGATCTGGGTGCGGACGCCGGCGACGAGTGCGTCGCCGAGCCGCTTCGCCGTCGCCTGCAGATAGCCGCGGAGCTGCCGGCGCTCAGCCGCTTCGACGTGGCGCCACTCCTGCGGCGGCAGGCCGAATGCGCCAGGGGCGGGCTCGCGCGGCACCACGCCGAGCAGCAGCAGCCGGGCGGCGTAGGCGCCCGCCAGCGCCGCCGCGTACGGCAGGGCGCCCTCTGCCAGCTCGGAGCCGTCGAGCGGGACCAGGATCAGCGCTTCGCTCGCCGCCATGCCGTGTCACCTCCGCGGCGGTCGGTCTGGCCGCCGGCGTCCCCTGCACACCGGCACGTTAGCACCGCGGTCAACCCGCCGCGGTGGTACTCTCAGTTTCGCTTAAGCTGCGGCACGGCATGATGGATACTGAGAAGGAGCGGCGCGCCGGCACGGGCGCCGCGCGAGGAGAGCATGACCACGGACAGCCACGAGCCGGCCTCCGACCTGACGGCCGGCCAGAAGTCGGCGTTCGCCGAAGCAGCCTATGCAGAGTTGACCTCTTTGGAGCCGCCGCTGGACTCCGCGCCGGCCGCGATGCCGCGGACGCCCCGACGCAGCCGCCTCTGGCCCGTGCTGCGTGAGACGCTGCTCAGCGTCGCGATCGTCGCCGTGATCTTCGTCGGTACGCGCGAAGTGGCGCAGGGCCGCGAGGTGCTCGGTCCCAGCATGCAGCCCACCTTTCATCAGGGGCAGCGCATCTTCATTACCAAATATCTCGTCGGCAGTCCCGCACACGGCGACGTCGTCGTCTTCAAGCCGCCGGTGCAAAGCCCGGACGACTACATCAAGCGCGTGATCGGCGTGCCCGGTGACCACGTCGTGGTGGCGCACGGCACGGTGAGCGTCAATGGCCAGGCGCTCAGCGAAAGCTACGTGCACGGCCAGACCACGACCTGCGGCGGACAGTACTGCGACGTGACGCTGGGGGCGAATCAGTACTACGTGCTGGGCGACAACCGCGGCAACAGCGCCGATTCGCGCTTCTGGGGGCCGGTGAGCGGCGACAATATCAAGGGCAAGGCGTGGCTGCGCTTCTACCCGCTGGATGAGTTCAAGTTTGCCCCGTAGCCGCTGATCAGAGCGCCACGGACAGCTCGATCTCGTCGTGGATGGGAATGCCGCCGTGGCCCGTCAGCGGGATCTCGGGCTTCAGCCGCCGCGCCTCGTCCACCGCGCCGATGCGCACCGCGGCGATGCGCATGCCGAGTCGCTGGTAGAAGCGCAGCGCGTGTGTGTTGTCGTTGGTGGTGATCAGCCAGAGGCGATGGCAGGCGTGGGCGCGGGCGTGCTCGATCGCGGCGTGCATGAGCGCCGCGCCGAGACCGGAGCCGGGCTCCTCGCTGTTCAGGGTTACGACTTCGCACTCGTCGCCTTCGCGGTAGAGGGTTACCAGACCGGCGATCTCGCCGCGCGCTTCCGCCAGATACCCCTCCAGCTCGGCCGGCCGGTGCGTCTTCCCGCGCGAGACGATCACCGGCGCACCCCACCAGCGCGCGATCAGCGCCTCGATGCGCTCGCGGTCGCCCGGCTCGGTGGGCCGCAGGCGCTCCTGCCAGCTGCTCATGCCTCCACCTTTCGCGCCGGCGCCGACGCCCGCGCGGCCCGGCGACCATCCCCAGCGTAGCCGAAGCTCACGGCGCCAGCGAGCGGATGCGCCGCGGCGTAATCTCGATCACGACCCATTGCTCCGGCGTCCGGCCCCACTCGGCCAGCACCTTCGCCGCTTGCCCGGCCCGGTAATAGCGCGGCGCCAGCCGTTGCGCCAGTGCCCAGCCGCCGTCCAGGACCGCGGCCGTGCCCTCGATCGTGACCCAGGCTTCGGGCACGCCGGCCGGCTCGGCCACGCAGAGCGCCACCCGCGCGTTCGCCTGCACGCGGTGGATCTTCTCCGAGCCGCGCCCGGTGAAGATCCGCGCCCGCTCGCCCTCCCACTCGAACCAGACCGGCACGGCCGCCGGGGCGCCGTCGTCGTACAGCGTGATCAGCATGGCGATGCGCGGCTGGCGCAAAAAGGCGTCGCGCTGCGCGGGGGTCATGGCGGCCATTCGCGGCGGTCTCCTTCCCAGTCGTCTTGCGCCCGCCCGCGGGCATGCTCAGCCCGTGTGCGGGCGTGGGTTCGCCGGTCCGCTGCCCGCGGGCGGCGCCACTGGTGTTGACCGGTCGTTCGGCGCGCGCTGCGCGGGCGACGCGGGATGTATAAAGCCGATCGTGTTGCGCTTGACCGGCTGCTCGATCGCGCGGATGCGCACCTCGAGCTCGACGTGGTTCATGTGTACGACGAAGCTGCAGGGGTTGCCGTCCACATCCAGGCCGTAGATCACGATGATGTTCGGATTGATGTAGCCGAGCTGCGTCACGAGGATCGGCCCGCCGCCGGCGCTGAAGAAGTAAATCTCGAGCTGCTGGCCGGTCTGCAGATGCTGAAAGACGCTCTCGATGTACTCACGCAGCCGATCGTAGAAGGCGTCGGCCAGGTTCTGGTCGTGCAGCGGCTTGCCCAGGTCAGGCAGCTCGCGGTGCGCGGCCAGCGGCGCCCAGCATTCCGGTGTCTCGATCTGGCTCAGGTCGGGAAAGTTGCTGGTGGTCACGAGCGGCGGGCCTCCGTGGCGCAGGAGTGGATGGCTCAGGCGAAGAGCGCGGCCACCGGCGTGCTGAAGCCGGGAAGGACTGGATCGCCTGTCAGCGCGTCACCGACGCGGTAGATCCGTTGCGTGTCCGATCCTGAGCTGACAACCACGGTGCGCGACTCCGGGTACGCGACCCAAACCAAGCGCACCCCCGCGTTCAGCCACTCGTCGGTCTTCTGCTGAATCTCGCCCGCGCGGTCACCCGGCGAGACGATCTCGACGACAAAATCAGGGATGATCTCCAGATAGCCGGACGGCGGCCGGTCGCCGGGTAATCGGCCCTTCGCAAAGAAGCAGAGATCCGGTGCCCGGATGCGGTCGGGCCTGCGCCCCAGGATAATGCCTGTGTCGCCCGGCAGCACTACGCCGAGATCGTTCGCCTCCACATACGTCGTGAGGCGCACGTCGAAGCGGTTCATCACCCAGTTGTGTTCCCCACCGGCAGGCGGCATCGGCACTACCTCCCCGTCGAGCAGTTCCCAGCGGCCCGGCGGCGGGTTCGCTTCGACGTCTTTGATCGTGACGAGCGTCTTTTCGGTGGTCATGGCGGCCTCTCCGGCGGAACGCGGCGTGCCTTGCGCCTTCAGTGTACGGCGCTGCGTCGCGAGCGTCTCAGGCGATGCGGTCGGCCAGGCGGTTGTTCATGCGCAGCCAGCGCGGTTGCGCCGCCCGGCCGCCCAGGAAATCGAAGATCGCGCCGGCCTGGGCGCCGTCGAGGATGCGGAACCGGCGCGGGCCAATCGGCCGCGCCTGCGCCGGCGCGACGGGCGAGCGCGTGCCGGTGAAGGGGTTGAGCCGGTCCTCCTCGATGCGCAGGCCGCCGCTTGCAACGCTGAGCGTGTAGCGCGCCAGCGGGCCGTCGTAGCTTCCCGCCAGCGGCGCCAGCTCGGCCTCAGCAAGCGCGATCTC
Proteins encoded:
- a CDS encoding neutral zinc metallopeptidase: MSFDPNAKLDTSEVSDQRGAGGGGGVLGGIPGGGMTVGGGAIGILVTIIAVLLGVNLPGGGTSLGGGLGQLQNQSTDGQAPTSNIAQSCQTGQDANTKEDCRIVGYVDSVQKYWTDEFQRRGKEYTKVKTVFFSGQTQTGCGPASKDVGPFYCPVDKLVYIDLGFFDELRTKFGATGGSFAQGYVLAHEYGHHVQDLLGVLGQGSSQQGAEGQSVRTELQADCYAGVWANHAAQTGFLQPLTDANIADSLNAAQAVGDDRLQKQFQGKVTPETWTHGSSAQRQQWFTTGYQSGNMDSCDTFKGNI
- a CDS encoding universal stress protein, which gives rise to MAASEALILVPLDGSELAEGALPYAAALAGAYAARLLLLGVVPREPAPGAFGLPPQEWRHVEAAERRQLRGYLQATAKRLGDALVAGVRTQIGDPAEQILRAARRRGVHTTVMATHGRGGVGRLILGSVADKVMRLTEGPLLLSSAPPGAGRRQAQLRALAVPLDGSARAELALAPAAELARATTATLVLLRAEPWRLAALTAGAAYVPNVDTFEDEVTAAAQAYLSAVRQRLPAGVASETAVLRGGAADAIAACVRQRKLDLVVMTTRGRGGLRRLALGSTADRLVRAGLPVLLLREGAP
- the lepB gene encoding signal peptidase I, with protein sequence MTTDSHEPASDLTAGQKSAFAEAAYAELTSLEPPLDSAPAAMPRTPRRSRLWPVLRETLLSVAIVAVIFVGTREVAQGREVLGPSMQPTFHQGQRIFITKYLVGSPAHGDVVVFKPPVQSPDDYIKRVIGVPGDHVVVAHGTVSVNGQALSESYVHGQTTTCGGQYCDVTLGANQYYVLGDNRGNSADSRFWGPVSGDNIKGKAWLRFYPLDEFKFAP
- a CDS encoding GNAT family N-acetyltransferase, translated to MSSWQERLRPTEPGDRERIEALIARWWGAPVIVSRGKTHRPAELEGYLAEARGEIAGLVTLYREGDECEVVTLNSEEPGSGLGAALMHAAIEHARAHACHRLWLITTNDNTHALRFYQRLGMRIAAVRIGAVDEARRLKPEIPLTGHGGIPIHDEIELSVAL
- a CDS encoding TIGR03618 family F420-dependent PPOX class oxidoreductase, with the protein product MAAMTPAQRDAFLRQPRIAMLITLYDDGAPAAVPVWFEWEGERARIFTGRGSEKIHRVQANARVALCVAEPAGVPEAWVTIEGTAAVLDGGWALAQRLAPRYYRAGQAAKVLAEWGRTPEQWVVIEITPRRIRSLAP
- a CDS encoding Uma2 family endonuclease, coding for MTTEKTLVTIKDVEANPPPGRWELLDGEVVPMPPAGGEHNWVMNRFDVRLTTYVEANDLGVVLPGDTGIILGRRPDRIRAPDLCFFAKGRLPGDRPPSGYLEIIPDFVVEIVSPGDRAGEIQQKTDEWLNAGVRLVWVAYPESRTVVVSSGSDTQRIYRVGDALTGDPVLPGFSTPVAALFA